In a genomic window of Bradyrhizobium ontarionense:
- a CDS encoding ABC transporter permease gives MSVPSETPVPETAAPDLQVTFTNVGATRWWHRGVFASQTAYVTLALLALIVVMSFASPYFLTEGNLQNVAKNFSFIAIATLGITFVIITGGIDLSVGSLMAFAAMITSMVMTSLSTPGLPLSSLFVHLAADGKTVVANVPGLILIVSVLAGLAVSLVVGLVNGVCIAVIGLSPFVTTLGMLSIVRGLGYVISNGKGSFPGGPDAVYFYALTQGDVAGVPAPFIYLIALALVMALVLHHTAFGRHVFAIGGNEKAAELTGVSVPRAKIEVYVIGALAAGLQGIIISGWLGSAPANMATSYELNVIAAAVIGGANLAGGIGGPLGAIVGCVLLEVIRNGLVLAQVNSYWQQTLVGVIIIAAVLVDRVRARLL, from the coding sequence ATGTCCGTACCATCCGAAACTCCGGTGCCGGAAACCGCAGCGCCCGACCTGCAGGTCACCTTCACCAATGTCGGCGCCACGAGATGGTGGCATCGCGGCGTATTTGCCTCGCAGACCGCCTATGTGACGCTGGCGCTGCTCGCGCTCATCGTGGTGATGAGCTTCGCCAGTCCGTACTTCTTGACGGAAGGCAATCTGCAGAACGTCGCGAAGAACTTCTCCTTCATCGCGATCGCCACGCTCGGCATCACCTTCGTGATCATCACCGGCGGCATCGACCTGTCGGTCGGCTCGCTGATGGCGTTCGCCGCGATGATCACCTCGATGGTGATGACCAGCCTGTCGACGCCGGGTCTGCCGCTGTCGTCGCTGTTCGTGCATCTCGCCGCCGACGGCAAGACCGTCGTCGCCAACGTGCCCGGCCTGATCCTGATCGTATCCGTGCTGGCAGGCCTCGCGGTCTCGCTGGTCGTCGGCCTCGTCAACGGCGTCTGCATCGCCGTGATCGGGCTGTCGCCGTTCGTGACCACGCTCGGCATGCTCTCGATCGTGCGCGGCCTCGGCTACGTCATCTCCAACGGCAAGGGCAGCTTTCCGGGTGGCCCCGACGCCGTCTACTTCTACGCGCTGACGCAAGGCGACGTGGCCGGCGTGCCCGCGCCCTTCATCTATCTCATCGCGCTCGCCTTGGTGATGGCGCTGGTGCTGCACCACACCGCGTTCGGCCGCCACGTGTTCGCGATCGGCGGCAACGAGAAGGCCGCCGAGCTGACCGGCGTGTCGGTGCCGCGCGCCAAGATCGAGGTCTATGTGATCGGCGCGCTCGCCGCCGGCCTGCAGGGCATCATCATCTCCGGCTGGCTGGGATCTGCGCCCGCCAACATGGCGACATCCTACGAGCTCAACGTGATCGCGGCCGCCGTGATCGGCGGCGCCAACCTCGCCGGCGGCATCGGCGGGCCGCTCGGGGCCATCGTCGGCTGCGTGCTGCTCGAGGTCATCAGAAACGGGCTGGTGCTGGCGCAGGTCAACTCCTACTGGCAGCAGACGCTGGTCGGCGTGATCATCATCGCCGCCGTGCTGGTCGACCGCGTCCGCGCGCGGCTGTTGTAA
- a CDS encoding LacI family DNA-binding transcriptional regulator, translating to MNAPLTLRDIARQAGVSLATVDRVLHNRPGVRADTVRRVKDAMTRSAFQPHAAASELARARSRRFAFVMPAGVNLFMQQIQAHLGEMANWMAARRLSVEIVATDVFDPAILAARLEDLVGRVDGVAVVALDHPSVRAAINDLVESGAKIVTLVSDVPSSRRHHYVGIDNIAAGRAAGALVGRFTGGRPGRVAIMAGSHGLRDHAERIFGFTQVIAAEYRQLEVLPVVEGHDDDDRSEHLMRRLLADYRDIVGLYNVGAGTAGVAKALTEPLSGSGRAGDIVFVGHDVTAVTRKLLLNGVMDAVISQNPGHEARSAVRVLLALARGEPLLSEQEAIRIDIVMRDNLP from the coding sequence ATGAACGCGCCGCTGACATTGCGGGACATCGCGCGACAGGCGGGCGTCAGCCTCGCCACGGTCGACCGCGTGCTGCACAATCGGCCGGGCGTGCGTGCCGATACGGTGCGGCGCGTGAAGGACGCGATGACGCGCAGCGCCTTCCAGCCGCATGCGGCCGCCTCCGAACTTGCTCGCGCGCGCTCCCGGCGCTTCGCCTTCGTGATGCCCGCGGGCGTCAACCTCTTCATGCAGCAGATCCAGGCGCATCTCGGCGAAATGGCGAACTGGATGGCGGCGCGGCGGCTCTCGGTGGAGATCGTCGCGACGGATGTGTTCGATCCGGCCATCCTGGCCGCCAGGCTCGAAGACCTGGTCGGCCGGGTCGATGGCGTGGCCGTGGTGGCGCTCGATCATCCGAGCGTGCGTGCGGCGATCAATGACCTCGTCGAGTCCGGGGCCAAGATCGTCACCCTGGTGTCGGACGTGCCGTCATCGCGCCGGCATCATTACGTCGGGATCGACAACATCGCGGCGGGCCGCGCCGCCGGCGCGCTGGTCGGGCGCTTCACCGGCGGCAGACCCGGGCGGGTGGCGATCATGGCCGGCTCACACGGGCTGCGTGACCACGCCGAGCGCATCTTCGGCTTTACCCAGGTCATCGCCGCCGAGTATCGGCAACTTGAAGTATTGCCCGTCGTTGAGGGCCATGATGATGACGACCGCTCGGAACACCTCATGCGGCGTCTTCTGGCGGACTATCGTGACATCGTCGGTCTCTACAATGTCGGTGCCGGCACCGCCGGCGTCGCCAAGGCACTGACTGAGCCGCTGAGCGGGTCGGGCCGCGCCGGCGACATCGTGTTCGTCGGCCACGACGTGACGGCCGTGACGCGGAAACTGCTGCTGAACGGCGTCATGGATGCGGTGATCTCGCAGAACCCGGGACACGAGGCGCGATCTGCCGTGCGCGTGCTGCTGGCGCTGGCGCGCGGCGAGCCGCTTCTGAGCGAACAGGAAGCCATCCGCATCGACATCGTGATGCGGGACAATCTGCCGTGA
- a CDS encoding helix-turn-helix domain-containing protein produces the protein MPRFRTKPSIPAFALYGEASAAQADMLHIEPIQVRSRLYRWEIEAHTHQGLHQILWVASGPAEIALDESRARCTGPVAVVIPPGVVHAFRFSRETDGYVLTFNPRAVVEGDVPATGEALRDLFATPQILHLEPQAVATVRIGALFVDLADEFAAADSAASPVPHWLGRSIVWRLAQQSARQSQGARRGSSHAALFTRFIVLVEAHHRDHWSVARYADELGMTPERLNRLTRAETGQSALDIVHARLAREACRRLTYIAAPVSKLAFELGFKDPAYFCRFFKRHTGASPRDYRRAMGVDDGAAPAMR, from the coding sequence ATGCCGCGATTTCGCACCAAGCCGTCGATTCCCGCCTTTGCGCTGTACGGCGAGGCGTCCGCCGCGCAGGCGGACATGCTGCACATTGAGCCGATCCAGGTGCGCAGCCGGCTGTATCGCTGGGAGATCGAGGCCCATACGCATCAGGGCCTGCATCAGATCCTGTGGGTTGCTTCCGGCCCCGCCGAGATCGCCCTGGACGAAAGCCGCGCGCGCTGCACCGGTCCGGTCGCCGTCGTGATCCCGCCCGGCGTGGTCCATGCCTTCCGCTTCTCGCGCGAGACCGACGGTTACGTGCTGACCTTCAATCCCCGCGCCGTCGTCGAAGGCGACGTGCCGGCGACCGGCGAGGCGCTGCGCGATTTGTTTGCAACGCCGCAAATCCTGCATCTGGAGCCGCAGGCCGTCGCGACGGTCCGGATCGGTGCGCTGTTCGTCGATCTCGCGGACGAGTTCGCCGCCGCCGATTCCGCGGCTTCCCCGGTGCCGCATTGGCTCGGGCGTTCGATCGTGTGGCGGCTGGCGCAGCAGAGCGCGCGGCAGTCGCAGGGGGCGCGGCGGGGCAGCAGCCATGCGGCGTTGTTCACGCGCTTCATCGTGCTGGTCGAGGCGCATCACCGTGATCATTGGTCGGTGGCGCGCTATGCGGACGAGCTCGGCATGACCCCGGAGCGGCTGAACCGGCTGACCCGCGCCGAGACCGGCCAGTCCGCGCTCGACATCGTGCATGCGCGGCTGGCGCGCGAAGCCTGCCGCCGGCTCACCTATATTGCAGCGCCGGTGTCGAAGCTGGCGTTCGAGCTCGGCTTCAAGGACCCCGCCTATTTCTGCCGCTTCTTCAAGCGCCATACGGGGGCCAGCCCGCGCGACTACCGGCGTGCCATGGGCGTGGATGACGGCGCAGCGCCGGCGATGCGCTGA
- the xylA gene encoding xylose isomerase produces MNVQAPFFQTGATVAYGGPEARSPLSFRWYDKDRIVRGKRMEDHLRFAVCYWHSFCWPGSDPFGGETFLRPWQHGDDIMALARAKADVAFELFRLLDVPFFTFHDVDAAPEGATLKESVANLNAIADLFEQKMASAKVRLLWGTANLFSHRRYMAGAATNPDPEIFTYAAGQVRAALEVTHRLGGQNYVLWGGREGYETLLNTDMKRELDQLGRFVSLVVEHKHKIGFKGPLLIEPKPKEPTKHQYDFDVATCYGFLRRYDLLDDVKLNIEQNHAILAGHSFQHEIALAQALGVLGSVDINRGDDLLGWDTDQFAMNVGELALVFHEILKGDGFSTGGLNFDAKIRRQSIDPDDLLHAHVGSMDACARALIAADEMLEAGALTAPLTARYAGWDGEEGQAILAGRRSLAELADRAVNSGLDPQPRSGRQEYLESVVNRYV; encoded by the coding sequence GTGAACGTCCAGGCTCCCTTTTTTCAGACCGGCGCGACCGTGGCCTATGGCGGCCCCGAGGCGCGCAGCCCGCTGTCGTTCCGCTGGTACGACAAGGACCGCATCGTCAGAGGCAAGCGGATGGAGGATCATCTGCGCTTCGCGGTCTGCTACTGGCATTCGTTCTGCTGGCCCGGCAGCGATCCGTTCGGCGGCGAGACCTTCCTGCGGCCCTGGCAGCATGGCGACGACATCATGGCGCTGGCGCGCGCCAAGGCCGATGTCGCCTTCGAGCTGTTCCGCCTGCTCGACGTGCCGTTCTTCACCTTCCATGACGTCGATGCCGCGCCGGAAGGGGCGACGCTGAAAGAGTCCGTCGCGAACCTCAACGCGATCGCCGACCTGTTCGAGCAGAAGATGGCCTCGGCCAAGGTGCGGCTGTTGTGGGGCACCGCCAACCTGTTCTCGCATCGCCGCTACATGGCGGGTGCCGCGACCAATCCCGATCCCGAAATCTTCACCTATGCGGCGGGGCAGGTCCGTGCCGCGCTCGAGGTCACGCACCGCCTCGGCGGGCAGAACTACGTACTGTGGGGTGGCCGCGAGGGCTATGAGACGCTGCTCAACACCGATATGAAGCGCGAGCTCGACCAGCTCGGCCGTTTCGTCTCGCTGGTCGTCGAGCACAAGCACAAGATCGGCTTCAAGGGGCCGCTGCTGATCGAGCCCAAGCCGAAGGAGCCGACCAAGCACCAGTACGATTTCGACGTCGCGACCTGCTACGGCTTCCTGCGGCGCTATGACCTGCTCGACGACGTCAAGCTCAACATCGAGCAGAACCACGCCATCCTCGCCGGCCATTCGTTCCAGCACGAGATCGCGCTGGCGCAGGCGCTCGGCGTGCTCGGCTCGGTCGACATCAACCGCGGTGACGATCTCCTCGGCTGGGATACCGACCAGTTCGCGATGAACGTGGGCGAGCTGGCGCTGGTGTTCCACGAGATCCTCAAGGGCGACGGTTTCAGCACCGGCGGTCTGAACTTCGATGCCAAGATCCGCAGGCAATCGATCGATCCGGACGATCTGCTGCACGCCCATGTCGGCTCGATGGACGCCTGCGCGCGCGCGCTGATCGCGGCCGACGAGATGCTGGAGGCCGGCGCGCTGACCGCGCCGCTCACCGCGCGCTATGCCGGGTGGGACGGCGAGGAGGGCCAGGCGATCCTCGCCGGCCGGCGCTCGCTCGCGGAGCTCGCCGACCGCGCCGTCAATTCCGGCCTCGATCCGCAGCCGCGTTCGGGCCGGCAGGAATATCTCGAAAGCGTGGTGAACCGTTATGTCTGA
- the pobA gene encoding 4-hydroxybenzoate 3-monooxygenase encodes MKVQVCIIGGGPSGLMLSQLLHLQGIDTIVLEKSSRDYVLSRIRAGVLEHGFAELMREAQCGERMDREGEIHHGFYIAHDGKLDRVDLHKYSGGSSVVVYGQTELTRDLYEARDKLGGKVVHNALDVTPHDVASDKPYVTYRTGEEVIRVDCDYIVGADGFHGVSRKSIPQDKLQEFERVYPFGWLGVLSRTKPVSPELIYAKHERGFALCSLRSQVLSRYYVQVPLTDKVEDWSDDAFWEELKRRLPEKVAAELITGPSIEKSIAPLRSFVAEPMRYGRLFLAGDAAHIVPPTGARGLNSAASDIYYLYHGLLDHYKKGDDTGIDGYSQRALARIWKAQRFSWWMTTLLHRFPDRLSYDDKLQDTELAYLFSSEAAQRSLAENYVGLPF; translated from the coding sequence ATGAAAGTCCAAGTCTGCATCATCGGCGGCGGTCCTTCCGGCCTGATGCTGTCGCAACTGCTGCATCTGCAGGGCATCGACACCATCGTCCTGGAAAAATCCAGCCGCGACTACGTGCTGTCGCGCATTCGCGCCGGCGTGCTCGAGCACGGCTTCGCCGAGCTGATGCGCGAGGCGCAGTGCGGCGAGCGCATGGACCGCGAGGGCGAGATCCATCACGGCTTCTACATCGCCCATGACGGCAAGCTCGACCGCGTCGACCTGCACAAATATTCCGGCGGCTCCTCGGTGGTGGTCTACGGCCAGACCGAGCTGACGCGCGATCTCTACGAGGCTCGCGACAAGCTCGGCGGCAAGGTCGTGCACAACGCGCTCGACGTGACGCCGCACGACGTCGCCTCCGACAAGCCCTACGTCACCTATCGTACCGGCGAAGAGGTGATCCGCGTCGACTGCGACTACATCGTCGGCGCCGACGGTTTTCATGGCGTCAGCCGCAAGTCGATCCCGCAGGACAAGCTGCAGGAGTTCGAGCGGGTCTATCCGTTCGGCTGGCTCGGCGTGCTGTCGCGCACCAAGCCGGTGTCGCCGGAGCTGATCTATGCCAAGCACGAGCGCGGCTTCGCGCTGTGCTCGCTGCGCTCGCAGGTGCTGAGCCGCTACTACGTCCAGGTGCCGCTCACCGACAAGGTCGAGGACTGGAGCGACGATGCGTTCTGGGAGGAGCTGAAGCGCCGCCTGCCGGAGAAGGTCGCGGCCGAGCTGATCACCGGGCCGTCGATCGAGAAGAGCATCGCGCCGTTGCGCAGCTTCGTCGCCGAGCCGATGCGCTACGGCCGGCTGTTCCTCGCCGGCGACGCGGCGCATATCGTGCCGCCAACCGGCGCGCGCGGGCTCAACTCGGCGGCGTCCGATATCTACTATCTCTATCACGGCCTGCTCGATCACTACAAAAAGGGCGACGACACCGGCATCGACGGCTACTCGCAGCGGGCGCTGGCGCGGATCTGGAAGGCGCAGCGCTTCTCCTGGTGGATGACGACCTTGCTGCATCGCTTCCCCGACCGGCTGTCCTACGACGACAAGCTGCAGGACACCGAGCTCGCCTATCTGTTCTCCTCCGAGGCCGCGCAGCGGTCGCTGGCGGAGAACTATGTCGGGCTGCCGTTCTAG
- a CDS encoding PAN domain-containing protein encodes MHLRRLIVVSAFLAAWGLAAPASSQNFAFSDNIDRPGGDYRSFDSYDDAQACRQTCNRERQCRAWTYVKPPTHWRGLQQPPARCWLKTIVPRARANPCCISGVSGGQRID; translated from the coding sequence ATGCATCTTCGTCGCCTGATTGTCGTGTCGGCATTTCTAGCCGCCTGGGGACTCGCCGCGCCGGCGTCGTCGCAGAACTTCGCGTTCTCCGACAACATCGATCGGCCGGGCGGTGACTACCGCAGCTTCGATAGCTATGACGATGCACAGGCGTGTCGCCAGACCTGCAACCGTGAGCGGCAGTGTCGGGCATGGACCTACGTCAAGCCGCCAACCCACTGGCGCGGGCTGCAGCAGCCACCGGCGCGCTGCTGGCTGAAGACGATCGTCCCACGGGCGCGTGCCAATCCATGTTGTATATCCGGCGTGTCAGGCGGCCAAAGGATCGATTAG
- a CDS encoding ATP-binding cassette domain-containing protein has product MGAVAAGQPILEIKGLGKQFGAIRALQGVDLSIGAGEVVGLMGDNGAGKSTLVRIIAGNFPPSQGTIHFCGREVHFHRPMDSRSVGIEVVYQDLALANNLTAAANVFLGRELKRNFGPLVLLDHKGMEARALELFRELRSETRPHDLVKDMSGGQRQAVAIARTRLSNAKLVMMDEPTAAISVRQVEQVLSLIHRLKEQGIAVMLISHRMPDIFAVCDRVVVMRRGEKRADKPVGETSPEEVTALITGAKEAA; this is encoded by the coding sequence ATGGGCGCAGTGGCGGCCGGGCAACCGATCCTGGAGATCAAGGGCCTCGGCAAGCAGTTCGGCGCGATCCGCGCGCTGCAAGGCGTCGACCTGTCGATCGGCGCCGGCGAGGTGGTCGGCCTGATGGGCGACAACGGCGCCGGCAAGTCGACGCTGGTGCGCATCATCGCCGGCAATTTTCCGCCGAGCCAGGGCACCATCCATTTCTGCGGCCGCGAGGTGCATTTCCATCGTCCGATGGATTCGCGCAGCGTCGGCATCGAGGTCGTCTACCAGGACCTCGCGCTCGCCAACAATCTCACCGCGGCCGCCAACGTCTTTCTCGGCCGCGAGCTGAAGCGCAATTTCGGGCCGCTGGTGCTGCTCGATCACAAGGGCATGGAGGCGCGCGCGCTGGAGCTGTTCCGTGAGCTGCGCTCGGAAACGCGGCCGCATGATCTCGTCAAGGACATGTCGGGCGGCCAACGCCAGGCGGTCGCGATCGCGCGTACGCGGCTGTCCAACGCCAAGCTCGTGATGATGGACGAGCCGACCGCGGCGATCTCGGTACGCCAGGTCGAGCAGGTGCTGAGCCTGATTCACCGGCTGAAGGAGCAGGGCATTGCCGTGATGCTGATCTCGCACCGCATGCCCGACATCTTCGCGGTGTGCGACCGCGTCGTGGTGATGCGGCGCGGCGAGAAGAGGGCCGACAAGCCGGTCGGCGAGACCAGCCCGGAGGAAGTCACCGCGCTGATCACCGGCGCCAAGGAGGCGGCGTGA
- the xylB gene encoding xylulokinase, which yields MYLGLDVGTSGVKAVLEDEAGALVASASRPLSLSHPQPLWSEQNPDHWVEATLGAVDDLAVSHPRETAAVRGIGLSGQMHGATLLGRDGRPLRPAILWNDGRSQEECAELERRCPELHAIAGNLAMPGFTAPKLVWVAKHEPKIFAEVAKVLLPKAYVRYRLSGEMVEDMSDAAGTLWLDVGARRWSETLLAATGLAISHMPRLVEGNQPAALLSAELAQRWGMGANVVIAGGAGDNAASAIGLGAINPGDAFLSLGTSGVLFRVTDRFAPAPESAVHAFCHALGGLWHQMGVMLSAAASLSWLARILETPEAVLLAPLGASVERPSTVQFLPYLDGERTPHNDAHAAGAFVGLRSAASRGDLVQAVLEGVAFAARDMLAALGRSAQPITELDLVGGGSRSVLWAQIMADVLGVAVHRVEEGEVGAAIGASRLGRLAATGAAPTDVCRKPQRLQSFAPRVAQRAAYDDAYAHWRKLYPALKE from the coding sequence GTGTATCTCGGACTGGATGTCGGCACATCCGGCGTGAAGGCCGTGCTGGAGGACGAGGCGGGCGCGCTGGTCGCGAGCGCCTCGCGTCCGCTGTCGCTGTCGCATCCGCAACCGCTGTGGTCCGAGCAAAATCCGGATCACTGGGTCGAGGCGACGCTTGGTGCGGTCGACGATCTCGCCGTGAGCCATCCGCGCGAGACAGCGGCTGTGCGCGGCATCGGCCTGTCCGGCCAGATGCATGGCGCGACCTTGCTCGGCCGCGACGGCCGGCCGCTGCGGCCGGCGATCCTGTGGAATGACGGCCGCTCGCAAGAAGAATGCGCCGAGCTCGAACGGCGCTGTCCCGAGCTGCACGCGATCGCCGGCAATCTCGCGATGCCTGGTTTCACCGCGCCGAAGCTCGTCTGGGTGGCCAAGCACGAGCCGAAGATATTCGCTGAAGTGGCGAAGGTGCTGCTGCCGAAGGCCTATGTGCGCTATCGCCTGTCCGGCGAGATGGTCGAGGACATGTCGGACGCGGCCGGCACCCTGTGGCTCGACGTCGGCGCGCGGCGCTGGTCGGAGACACTGCTCGCGGCGACCGGCCTCGCCATCAGTCACATGCCGCGGCTCGTCGAAGGCAATCAGCCGGCCGCATTGCTGTCCGCCGAGCTGGCGCAGCGCTGGGGCATGGGCGCGAACGTCGTCATCGCCGGCGGCGCCGGCGACAACGCGGCGAGCGCGATCGGGCTCGGCGCGATCAATCCGGGCGATGCCTTCCTGTCACTGGGCACGTCGGGCGTGCTGTTCCGCGTGACCGACCGCTTCGCGCCGGCGCCCGAATCCGCCGTGCACGCCTTCTGCCACGCGCTCGGCGGGCTCTGGCACCAGATGGGCGTGATGCTGTCGGCGGCCGCATCGCTGTCGTGGCTGGCGCGCATTCTCGAGACGCCGGAAGCCGTGCTGCTGGCGCCGCTCGGGGCGAGCGTGGAGCGTCCCAGCACGGTGCAGTTCCTGCCCTATCTCGACGGCGAGCGCACGCCGCACAACGACGCTCATGCCGCGGGGGCCTTCGTCGGCCTGCGCAGCGCGGCTTCGCGTGGCGATCTCGTGCAGGCGGTGCTGGAAGGCGTTGCGTTTGCTGCGCGTGACATGCTCGCAGCGCTTGGCCGCAGCGCGCAGCCGATCACGGAACTCGATCTCGTCGGCGGCGGCTCGCGCTCAGTGTTGTGGGCGCAGATCATGGCGGACGTGCTCGGCGTCGCCGTGCACCGCGTCGAGGAGGGCGAGGTCGGCGCCGCCATCGGCGCTTCCAGGCTCGGCCGTCTCGCCGCGACCGGGGCCGCGCCCACCGATGTCTGCCGCAAGCCGCAGCGGCTGCAGAGTTTTGCGCCGCGCGTCGCCCAGCGTGCGGCCTATGACGACGCCTACGCGCATTGGCGCAAGCTCTATCCTGCTCTCAAGGAGTAA
- a CDS encoding tannase/feruloyl esterase family alpha/beta hydrolase: MMRWTSVRCASAVVVLTSLTAISPAGAAALVGDAAASCNGLAGTAEGAVRIDTAAMQTPSPLSVAEKAGSPAARVVPATPAFCKVLGHIEPKDPTAPPIKFEVNLPADWNGRSLQYGGGGFNGVLITGLGLPPAYPFDKASPLARGFVTYGTDSGHESKPGEPPQTFALNDEAFENFAHVAYKKVRDAAIMVVQRAYGKAPEKMYFMGSSEGGREALTMAQRYPDDFDGIFARVPVINWVGLQHAGTRGGLVTMGEGWISPAQVKLVADAVRKSCDKADGAEDGLVADAVGCKASFKPESLRCPDGKSGDACLTDAQIKAITTLHEPYKFSFALANGLDDYPGWGISGEDTEGFASAGGWISWWLGKAAPTQPPTPANGIAWVFGAGGTQYVFARDPKLDVTKYRPEDYKDRLLQVSQLMDSTNPDLSRFRAHGGKLVILEHMADYAQSPYAGIRYFESVERKLGKAETAEFARLYTAPGVDHVGNGAPANVDMLSVLVDWVETGKAPGDLEVAEQKIEAPAFTVTRSLPLCRWPSWPRYKTGPVALAASFSCAP, encoded by the coding sequence ATGATGAGATGGACGAGCGTGCGTTGCGCGAGCGCTGTCGTCGTTTTGACGTCGCTGACAGCGATATCTCCTGCAGGCGCTGCGGCGTTGGTCGGCGATGCCGCAGCGAGCTGCAACGGATTGGCTGGCACAGCTGAGGGTGCGGTGCGGATCGATACGGCCGCGATGCAGACGCCATCGCCCCTTTCGGTGGCGGAAAAGGCTGGTTCGCCGGCGGCGCGCGTCGTTCCGGCTACTCCGGCCTTCTGCAAGGTGCTCGGGCACATCGAGCCGAAAGACCCGACTGCGCCGCCGATCAAGTTCGAGGTGAATCTGCCGGCCGACTGGAACGGACGCTCGCTGCAATATGGCGGCGGCGGCTTCAACGGCGTGCTGATCACCGGTCTCGGCCTGCCGCCGGCCTATCCGTTCGACAAGGCATCGCCGCTCGCGCGCGGCTTCGTCACCTACGGCACCGACTCGGGCCACGAGTCCAAACCGGGCGAGCCGCCGCAGACCTTCGCGCTCAACGACGAGGCGTTCGAGAATTTCGCGCATGTCGCCTACAAGAAGGTGCGGGATGCGGCCATCATGGTCGTGCAGCGCGCCTACGGCAAGGCGCCCGAGAAGATGTACTTCATGGGCTCCTCCGAAGGCGGCCGCGAGGCGCTGACCATGGCGCAGCGCTATCCTGACGATTTCGACGGCATCTTCGCCCGCGTGCCCGTGATCAACTGGGTCGGGCTGCAGCATGCCGGCACGCGCGGCGGGCTGGTGACGATGGGCGAGGGCTGGATCAGCCCGGCCCAGGTCAAGCTGGTGGCGGATGCGGTTCGCAAGAGCTGTGACAAGGCCGACGGCGCCGAGGATGGCCTCGTGGCAGACGCCGTCGGCTGCAAGGCGAGCTTCAAGCCGGAAAGCCTGCGCTGCCCCGACGGCAAGAGCGGTGATGCCTGCCTGACCGATGCGCAGATCAAGGCGATCACGACCTTGCATGAGCCCTACAAGTTCTCCTTCGCTCTCGCCAACGGGCTCGACGATTATCCGGGCTGGGGCATCTCCGGCGAGGACACCGAGGGTTTTGCCTCTGCGGGCGGCTGGATCTCGTGGTGGCTCGGCAAGGCGGCACCGACGCAGCCTCCGACGCCCGCGAATGGCATCGCCTGGGTGTTCGGCGCCGGCGGCACGCAGTATGTGTTCGCGCGTGATCCCAAGCTCGACGTCACCAAATATCGGCCGGAAGATTACAAGGACCGCCTGCTGCAGGTCTCGCAGCTGATGGATTCCACCAATCCGGATCTCAGCCGCTTCCGCGCTCATGGCGGCAAGCTCGTGATCCTCGAGCATATGGCTGACTACGCGCAGAGCCCTTACGCCGGCATCCGCTATTTCGAGTCTGTCGAGCGCAAGCTCGGCAAGGCGGAAACGGCGGAGTTTGCCCGGCTCTACACCGCGCCTGGCGTCGACCATGTCGGCAACGGCGCGCCGGCCAATGTCGACATGCTGAGCGTGCTGGTCGACTGGGTCGAGACCGGCAAGGCGCCCGGCGATCTCGAAGTCGCCGAGCAGAAGATCGAAGCGCCGGCCTTCACGGTGACGCGCAGCCTGCCGTTGTGCCGCTGGCCCTCCTGGCCGCGATACAAGACGGGTCCGGTCGCGCTGGCCGCGAGCTTCAGCTGCGCGCCATAG